TCCACGGCTTTCCGGCCGATCGTGCTGACGTCGCTCACCACCTCTATCGGCCTTGCGCCGCTGATGCGGAACAGGAGCCCCGACGCCTCCTTGATGCGCCGATGGCGGTCGTTTCGGTTTCGGGGTACTGTTTGTGATCGCCCCCGCTGGTGCTGATCCCCAACGCCGTACATGACCCTCGACGACAATGGTTCGCGTCGCCGGTGACAACGGTCTCCGGATTGCCTGCGTGGGTGTGCTGTGCCTCCTTGCCGGTATCGGGCCGGCGGCCGCGCAGGACGACGCCGGGTCGATCTGGGGAGTCGTCAGCGACCAGTTGGGCGGCCTGCTGCCCGGCGTGACCGTCACCGCGCGGCATGCCGCAACCGGCCTGGCGCGCAGCGCGGTGACCAGCGAGGACGGCGACTACGAGATCGCGCGGCTGCCCGCGGGAGACTACGAGGTATCCGTCTTCCTGCCCGGGTTCCGCGCCGATCCCACGGCAGCGCGGGTCGCCGAAGCGGAGACGATTGTCGACTTCACCCTGGCCATCGCGCCGCTGGCCGAGACCGTCACCGTGACGCGGTCGGAGCAGGGCCTGGGCGACGTGGCCAACGCGGTGGCGGTGCTGGGGTCCGAGGCGCTCGGCTTCACCGAGCGGAAGGCGTCGCTCGACGAGGCGCTGTGCGGCGTGCCGGGCCTGACCGTCCAGAATCGGCGCGACTACGGGCTGACGGGCGGCATCGCGCTGAGCGTCCGCGCCCCGCCCTCCGAGCCCATGCTCGGCATCCGCGGATTGGCCGTCGTCCAGGACGGGATTCCGCTGACCACCACCGACGGGACCACCGAGCCGGGCAGCGTCGACCTCGGGTCGGTGCGGCGCATCGAGGTCATCCGCGGCCCGAGCTCGGTCCTGTACGGGAACGCCGCCGGCGGCGTGATCAACCTGGTCACCGAGATCGATCCGACGCGGCGGCTGACACTCCGCCCCGACCTGCAGTGGGGCAGCTACGGCTACCAGCGACAGAGACGCCCATCACCGCCGAGCTCGCGCGGTCGCCGGACGAGCGGGGCGGGTTCAACCACGAGCTGGACCCGGCGCGGCTCCGCAGCCGCGAGTTCGGCGTGCGCGGGCTGATCGAGCCGGCCCGGCTGCAATACGAGGTCGCCGCCTACCGCTCGCGCCTGCTGAGTCAGATAGTGGCGATCCGTCCCAGCGCCGTTGCGCTCTACTACGTCAATGCCGGCGAGACCGCGCGCAACGGCGTCGAGTTGTCGCTGGGCTGGCGGCCGGCGGCCCGGTTCGAGGCCCAGCTCGCCTACACCCACCAGGACTTCGTCTTCCGCCGATACGTGCTCGGGGACGTCGACTACTCGAGGAAGCGCGAGCCCGGTGCGCCGCCGGGGCGCCTGTTCGCGGGGGTCGACTACGCGGCGCCGTTCCACTTGCAGGCGAGCGCGTCGGTGCGCTGGGTCGACGAGTACTTCGTCTCCAACGCCAACGAGGCGGCGGCAACCAATTGGGCCTACACGGTGGTCGACCTGCGCTTCGGATGGGTCGGACAGGTGGGCGGCGTCGATGTGCAGCCCTTCGCGGGCATCGACAACCTGTTCAATGAGCGCTACAACGCATCAGGCCTGATCAACCACTTCAGCCGCCGGTACTACCGGCCCTCGCCCGGCCGCGAGATCTACGTCGGGTTCACCCTCGGTGGCGGCCTGCGTTGACCGGGAACGCGTCGCCGGGCGTCAGTCGAGGCCGGGCACGCCGCTGACCCAGGCCGTCGGGCCGTCCTCCCACTTGTTGTGAGTCAACCGGACCACGGTCCGGTCCGACGGGCGGATGGCGTGCAGCTCGCCGTACGGCTGCGGCTGGAAGACGACCCGCAACAGCGGCAGCTCGTCGCTGAACTCGCCGCGCTGGGACGTGAAGAGCACCCATTCGTCGTCCGGCGAGAACCGGGGGTGCATGTCGTGGCCGGGGCTCCGGGTGAGGCGCTCCGGCGCACCCGGCCGGCCGGCCGCGTCGAACGCGATGGTGTAGAGCTCGAAGTTCCCGTCCCGCAGCGACGTGAACGCGATGCGGTCGCCCCCGGACGAGAACGCGGGCATCGTGTCGGTCGCCTCGTGGTGCGTCAGTCGTTGCACGCCGGTGCCGTCCGCGTTCATCACGTAGATCTCGGCGTTGCCGTCGCGCATGCTGCGAAAGACGAGGCGCCGGCCGTCGGGCGAGAAGTCGGGGAACGCGTCGTTGGACCCCGAGTCCAGCGTCACGTTCACGGCCTCGCCGCCCCGGGCGCCGATCTTCCAGATGTCCACATCCACGTTGCCGGAAGCGAACGGCGGCCCGACGGCGAACGCCAGCCAGCGGCCGTCCTTCGACCAGGAAGGCCCCCAGACGGAGTCGGGGCCCCGGTACCGATCCGCCCCGGCCAGGTCGAAGACGACCCGCTTGCCGGTACCGTCGGCCCTCGACGCCACGAGGCGCGCGAATGCCTCGCTGGTGGCGACCTCTCCGGAGGTCGGATCGACAGCCGGCAGATAGCCGCGGATGCCGACGAGCGACACGCGGCGGCCCGGCATGGCGACCTCGAGCGGCCGGTGGATCAGGAAGTCCCCGGGCGCGTCGCTCTCGAACCGCGACGCCGGATCGGTCGGTCCCGGTCCGTGCGCCAGCAGGCGGCCCGAGTCGGGGTCGTAGGCCGGCGCCCAGTAGTCGCGGGCGGTGTCGCTTTCGATTCGCGGATCGGAACCGTCGGGCAGGGTGGAGACGATGGTCCAGCGGTCGTCCCGGCGCGCCGTGAAGGCGAGCCGGCCTTCGGGCGCGGAGACCGGCGATAGCGCGGCCTCGCCGGGCGCGGAGATCGGGTCGGGCGCTGAGCCGTCGATTCCATCGACGCGGGTGCGGTAGATGCGCGGGTCGCCGTCCCGTTGCGAGTAGAAGACGACCTCCCGCCCG
The DNA window shown above is from Acidobacteriota bacterium and carries:
- a CDS encoding TonB-dependent receptor plug domain-containing protein; amino-acid sequence: MVRVAGDNGLRIACVGVLCLLAGIGPAAAQDDAGSIWGVVSDQLGGLLPGVTVTARHAATGLARSAVTSEDGDYEIARLPAGDYEVSVFLPGFRADPTAARVAEAETIVDFTLAIAPLAETVTVTRSEQGLGDVANAVAVLGSEALGFTERKASLDEALCGVPGLTVQNRRDYGLTGGIALSVRAPPSEPMLGIRGLAVVQDGIPLTTTDGTTEPGSVDLGSVRRIEVIRGPSSVLYGNAAGGVINLVTEIDPTRRLTLRPDLQWGSYGYQRQRRPSPPSSRGRRTSGAGSTTSWTRRGSAAASSACAG
- a CDS encoding TonB-dependent receptor translates to MGQLRLPATETPITAELARSPDERGGFNHELDPARLRSREFGVRGLIEPARLQYEVAAYRSRLLSQIVAIRPSAVALYYVNAGETARNGVELSLGWRPAARFEAQLAYTHQDFVFRRYVLGDVDYSRKREPGAPPGRLFAGVDYAAPFHLQASASVRWVDEYFVSNANEAAATNWAYTVVDLRFGWVGQVGGVDVQPFAGIDNLFNERYNASGLINHFSRRYYRPSPGREIYVGFTLGGGLR